Proteins encoded by one window of Nocardia goodfellowii:
- a CDS encoding phospho-sugar mutase yields MLRFGTAGLRGPLRDGPDGMNVDTVSRATAGLCVWLRGRCLGGGTVVVGRDARHGSAEFATATAEIFAAAGFPVLLLPEPVPTPVVAYAVRELGAVCGVQITASHNPPADNGYKVYLDGGSQLIAPADAEIERCIEAVSGPIDRLPVVPADDDLVRRYLDRVGRLRELIGGTGTRAGIRIALTALHGVGGAIAVRALAAAGFTDVHVVAEQFEPDPDFPTVAFPNPEEPGATDLLLELAEQVDADVAIALDPDADRCAVGVRGSAGWRMLRGDETGVLLADCVLRTAAPDALVATTLVSSRLLSKLAPARGARYAETLTGFKWLARAGNGLVYAYEEAIGHCVDPAAVRDKDGISAAVVAADLVARLKARGRTPQDELDDYALEFGLHAGAQVALRLADATAAAAVVNRLRTAPPGEIAGAPVKYTDLLQARGRMRTDALVFEGADFRIVVRPSGTEPKLKCYLEVVQPVPDRAALAAAKTAAAQRLAQLQRFTQNLSV; encoded by the coding sequence ATGCTGCGTTTCGGCACGGCCGGTCTGCGCGGGCCGCTACGCGACGGCCCGGACGGCATGAACGTGGACACGGTGTCACGGGCCACCGCGGGCCTGTGTGTCTGGTTGCGCGGGCGCTGTCTGGGCGGCGGCACGGTGGTGGTCGGGCGCGACGCCCGGCACGGCTCCGCCGAATTCGCCACCGCGACCGCGGAAATCTTTGCCGCGGCCGGGTTTCCGGTGCTGCTGCTGCCCGAGCCGGTGCCGACGCCGGTGGTCGCGTACGCGGTGCGTGAACTGGGTGCGGTGTGCGGTGTGCAGATCACCGCCTCGCACAACCCGCCCGCCGACAACGGGTACAAGGTGTACCTGGACGGCGGTTCGCAGTTGATCGCACCGGCCGACGCCGAGATCGAACGCTGCATCGAAGCGGTCAGCGGGCCGATCGACCGGCTGCCCGTGGTACCCGCCGACGACGATCTGGTGCGGCGCTACCTCGACCGGGTCGGGCGGCTACGCGAGTTGATCGGCGGGACCGGGACCCGCGCCGGCATCCGGATCGCCCTCACCGCGCTGCACGGCGTCGGTGGCGCGATCGCGGTGCGAGCCCTCGCCGCCGCGGGTTTCACCGATGTGCACGTGGTGGCCGAGCAGTTCGAGCCGGACCCGGATTTCCCCACCGTCGCCTTCCCGAATCCGGAGGAGCCAGGCGCCACCGACCTGCTGCTCGAGCTTGCCGAGCAGGTCGACGCGGACGTGGCGATCGCGCTCGACCCGGATGCGGACCGGTGCGCCGTCGGCGTCCGGGGCTCCGCCGGTTGGCGGATGCTGCGCGGAGACGAAACCGGTGTGCTGCTTGCCGATTGCGTCTTGCGCACCGCGGCGCCGGACGCACTTGTCGCCACCACCCTCGTCTCGTCGCGGCTGCTGTCCAAGCTGGCGCCCGCCCGCGGCGCGCGCTACGCGGAAACGCTCACCGGCTTCAAATGGCTGGCCCGCGCCGGGAACGGCCTGGTCTACGCCTACGAGGAAGCGATCGGGCACTGCGTCGACCCGGCCGCGGTGCGCGACAAGGACGGCATCTCCGCCGCCGTGGTCGCCGCCGACCTGGTCGCACGCCTGAAGGCGCGGGGGCGCACGCCGCAGGACGAACTCGACGATTACGCCCTGGAATTCGGCCTGCACGCGGGCGCGCAGGTCGCACTGCGCCTGGCCGACGCGACCGCTGCCGCGGCGGTGGTGAATCGACTGCGCACCGCACCGCCCGGCGAGATCGCGGGTGCGCCGGTGAAATACACCGATCTGCTCCAGGCCCGGGGCCGGATGCGCACCGACGCCCTGGTTTTCGAGGGCGCCGATTTCCGGATCGTGGTCCGGCCGTCCGGCACCGAACCGAAACTCAAGTGCTACCTGGAGGTGGTGCAGCCGGTTCCGGACCGCGCCGCCCTCGCCGCGGCGAAGACGGCCGCCGCGCAACGGCTGGCACAGCTCCAGAGGTTCACCCAGAATCTGTCGGTTTGA
- a CDS encoding purine-nucleoside phosphorylase, which produces MLAQEAAQAIAERTGVERHRVAVVLGSGWQEAAAEIGAPAASVPMPELPGFGTPSAQGHVGMVHSVPMHDKSVLLLMGRQHLYEGYQPAEVVHPVAAAIAAGAEIVLLTNAAGGIRAGLEVGEPVLISDHLNLTGRTPLTGATFVDLVDAWDPRLRALAREVDPSLTEGVYAGLTGPQYETPAEIRMLRTMGADLVGMSTVLEAIACRALGARVLGISLVTNLAAGISGAHLSHAEVLAEGQAAAPRLGKLMRGVLERL; this is translated from the coding sequence ATGCTTGCCCAAGAGGCCGCTCAGGCGATCGCCGAACGTACTGGAGTCGAACGTCACCGGGTCGCGGTGGTGCTCGGATCGGGCTGGCAGGAGGCGGCCGCGGAAATCGGCGCACCCGCCGCGTCGGTGCCGATGCCGGAGCTGCCCGGATTCGGAACGCCCAGCGCGCAAGGCCATGTCGGGATGGTGCACTCGGTGCCCATGCACGACAAATCGGTGCTGCTGCTGATGGGCCGCCAGCATTTGTACGAGGGCTATCAGCCGGCCGAAGTGGTGCACCCGGTGGCGGCCGCGATCGCGGCGGGCGCGGAGATCGTGCTGCTCACCAACGCCGCGGGAGGCATTCGCGCGGGCCTCGAGGTCGGTGAGCCGGTGCTGATCAGCGATCACCTGAACCTCACCGGGCGTACGCCGTTGACCGGGGCCACCTTCGTCGATCTGGTCGACGCGTGGGATCCCCGATTGCGGGCGCTGGCACGCGAAGTCGATCCGAGCCTGACCGAGGGCGTGTACGCGGGCCTGACCGGACCGCAGTACGAAACCCCGGCCGAGATCCGGATGCTGCGCACCATGGGCGCCGATCTGGTCGGTATGTCCACGGTTTTGGAGGCCATCGCCTGCCGGGCGCTCGGCGCACGGGTGCTCGGCATCTCGCTGGTCACCAATCTGGCCGCCGGGATTTCCGGCGCGCACCTGTCGCACGCCGAGGTGCTGGCCGAGGGTCAGGCCGCCGCACCGCGACTGGGCAAACTGATGCGCGGCGTGCTGGAGCGGCTGTAG
- the upp gene encoding uracil phosphoribosyltransferase codes for MRTHTVEHPLAAALLTTLRDARTPNAAFRAALRDLTRILVYEALREAPVTRFEISTPVAFTEGVRLARPPLLVPVLRAGLGMIDVAVEMIPDARVGFVGIARDEDTHQPVPYMQSLPEDLSGLPVYVLDPMLATGGSMRHTLELLAARGATDITAVCVVAAPEGIATLADSGLPVRLVTAVVDQGLNENAYIVPGLGDAGDRQFGPR; via the coding sequence GTGGAGCACCCACTCGCCGCCGCCTTACTGACCACTTTGCGCGACGCGCGGACACCCAACGCGGCCTTCCGCGCCGCCCTGCGCGATCTGACCCGGATCTTGGTCTACGAGGCGCTGCGGGAGGCCCCGGTCACCCGATTCGAGATCTCCACTCCGGTGGCGTTCACCGAGGGTGTGCGGCTCGCGCGACCGCCGTTGCTGGTGCCGGTGCTGCGGGCCGGGCTGGGCATGATCGACGTGGCGGTGGAGATGATTCCCGATGCCCGGGTCGGGTTCGTCGGCATCGCCCGCGACGAGGACACCCACCAGCCGGTTCCGTATATGCAGTCGCTGCCCGAGGATCTGTCCGGGCTGCCGGTGTACGTGCTCGACCCGATGCTGGCCACGGGCGGTTCGATGCGGCACACCCTGGAATTGCTCGCCGCGCGCGGCGCCACCGACATCACCGCGGTTTGTGTCGTCGCCGCACCGGAAGGCATTGCCACACTGGCGGATTCGGGTTTGCCGGTGCGTCTGGTGACCGCCGTGGTCGACCAGGGTCTGAACGAGAACGCCTACATCGTCCCGGGTCTCGGCGACGCGGGCGACCGTCAATTCGGCCCCCGCTGA
- a CDS encoding M20 family metallopeptidase, translating into MPPPRSGHPESPGEPHAGRSAGGTRADAAIETAASRLIELSHSIHAEPELAFEEHRSVAKTIEPLAERGFEVRTGVAELPTAFRASYGSGELTVALCAEYDALPGLGHACGHNIIAAASVGAALGLAELADELGLTVVVLGTPAEESGGGKVLMLDRGVFDDVAMAMMVHPGPRDIAGAHSLALADIEVVFHGVEAHASAAPELGRNAGDAVTVAQVAIGLLRQHIRPGQQLHGIVGDGGVAPNIVPGRAELLYYLRAVDSASLEELMRRASDCFEAGALATGCTHEIRTLAPTYTELTPDPALLCAYREQIADLGRVPIAPEFEAQRPLGSTDMGNVTNVIPGIHPVIGIDADGAVTHQPGFAAASVNASADRAVVDGAVALARTAIAIARDDVQRDRLLQRLVQRQEDFR; encoded by the coding sequence ATGCCACCACCGCGCAGCGGTCATCCTGAGTCGCCCGGCGAGCCGCACGCCGGGCGTTCGGCGGGCGGCACGCGAGCCGATGCGGCGATCGAGACGGCCGCGAGCCGGTTGATCGAGCTTTCGCACAGCATCCACGCCGAGCCGGAACTGGCGTTCGAAGAACACCGCAGCGTCGCCAAGACCATCGAGCCATTGGCCGAACGCGGATTCGAGGTGCGAACCGGCGTCGCCGAGCTGCCCACCGCGTTCCGCGCCAGTTACGGCAGCGGCGAGCTGACGGTCGCGCTCTGCGCCGAATACGACGCCCTCCCGGGACTGGGACACGCCTGCGGCCACAACATCATCGCCGCGGCCTCGGTCGGCGCCGCGCTCGGTCTCGCGGAACTGGCGGACGAGCTCGGGCTGACCGTTGTGGTCTTGGGCACGCCCGCCGAGGAGAGCGGCGGCGGCAAGGTGCTGATGCTGGACCGCGGCGTCTTCGACGACGTCGCGATGGCGATGATGGTGCACCCCGGTCCCCGGGATATCGCGGGCGCGCACTCGCTGGCCCTGGCCGATATCGAGGTGGTGTTCCACGGCGTGGAGGCGCACGCCAGCGCCGCCCCCGAATTGGGCCGCAACGCCGGTGACGCCGTTACCGTCGCGCAGGTAGCGATCGGTTTGCTACGGCAGCACATCCGGCCGGGTCAGCAACTTCACGGTATAGTCGGCGACGGTGGCGTAGCCCCGAACATCGTGCCCGGACGTGCGGAACTGCTGTATTACCTACGCGCAGTCGACTCCGCATCCCTCGAAGAATTGATGCGACGCGCGTCGGATTGCTTCGAGGCGGGCGCCCTCGCGACCGGCTGCACCCACGAAATCCGGACGCTGGCACCGACATATACCGAGCTGACGCCCGACCCGGCACTACTGTGTGCCTATCGCGAGCAGATCGCCGACCTGGGCCGGGTACCGATCGCACCGGAATTCGAGGCGCAGCGACCGCTCGGCAGCACGGATATGGGCAATGTCACCAACGTCATTCCGGGCATCCACCCGGTTATCGGCATCGATGCCGATGGGGCGGTGACGCATCAGCCCGGTTTCGCCGCGGCGAGTGTCAATGCCTCGGCGGATCGCGCGGTGGTCGACGGTGCGGTCGCACTCGCGCGTACCGCTATCGCGATAGCTCGCGATGACGTACAGAGAGACAGGTTGTTGCAACGACTGGTTCAACGACAGGAGGATTTTCGGTGA
- a CDS encoding enoyl-CoA hydratase-related protein, with product MPYLEREGDVFVLYLGTEGQTDNENRFHPDWIDQVHALLDAVEASEGPAALVTTATGKFFSNGLDTDWLFGNLDRMHWYLDRVHSIYTRLLTFPMATVAALNGHAFGAGAMLATSCDFRVMRADRGFWCLPEVNLGMPFTIGMNSLLTERLTNQVCVLAMTTGHRFPADQAIAAGIVDDKADAEALLSTAVARAAALAGNRKPNLPVIKRALHAKALDGLAVRTTPENLAFAAG from the coding sequence ATGCCGTACCTGGAACGTGAAGGTGATGTGTTCGTCCTGTACCTCGGCACCGAGGGCCAGACAGACAACGAGAACCGCTTCCACCCGGACTGGATCGATCAGGTGCACGCTCTGCTCGACGCGGTCGAGGCGTCGGAGGGCCCGGCCGCGCTGGTCACCACTGCGACGGGCAAGTTCTTCAGCAATGGCCTCGATACCGATTGGCTGTTCGGCAATCTGGACCGGATGCACTGGTACCTGGACCGCGTGCACTCGATCTATACCCGGCTGCTGACCTTCCCGATGGCGACCGTCGCCGCGCTCAACGGCCACGCCTTCGGGGCGGGCGCGATGCTCGCCACCTCCTGCGACTTCCGGGTGATGCGCGCCGATCGCGGCTTCTGGTGCCTGCCCGAGGTGAATCTGGGCATGCCCTTCACCATCGGCATGAACTCGCTGCTGACCGAGCGCCTGACCAATCAGGTCTGCGTGCTGGCCATGACCACCGGTCACCGCTTCCCCGCCGATCAGGCCATCGCCGCGGGCATCGTCGACGACAAGGCCGATGCGGAGGCATTGCTGAGCACGGCTGTCGCGCGGGCCGCGGCACTGGCCGGCAACCGCAAGCCGAACCTGCCGGTGATCAAGCGCGCGTTGCACGCCAAGGCTCTCGACGGCCTCGCCGTCCGGACCACCCCCGAGAACCTGGCGTTCGCCGCCGGATAA